The Rhizobium rhododendri nucleotide sequence TCTATCTGTTCCTCGCCATTGTCTCATCAGTCGGCCTCGGCTTTATCGACCGGTGGACCAAGCGCTCGGAGGCATCGCGATGAGCTATTCGAAGGCCCTTATCCCGCCACGCGCGCCGCCACCAGAGGCCATGACCCGGATGCGACCGGCCCGGATGACAGGCTACATCGTCGTGACCCTCTGGGCTCTCCTCGGTGTTGCCCTGCTGGCGATGATGATTACCAACTGGGACAACGAGAAATTCTTCAAATACGGACCGCGCTTCGTGCATGGCCTGATAACGACGCTCGAGCTGGTGGCCTTCTCGATCGTCTTCGGCGCGGTGCTTTCAGTACCGCTGGCCTTTGCCCGCATGTCGAAGAACCGGCTGTTCAGCGGCTTTGCCTATGTCTACGTCTACGTCTTTCGTGGAACGCCGATCCTCGCCCAGCTTTTCCTGATCTACTACGGCCTCGGCAGCTTTCGGCCCGAATGGCAGTCGGTCGGCCTCTGGTGGTTCTTTCGCGAGGCCTGGTATTGCGGGCTGCTGTCGCTGACACTGAACACCGCTGCCTACCAGACGGAAATCCTGCGTGGCGCCATCATCAGCGTCTCCAAGGGCCAGCACGAGGCAGCCTCGTCGCTCGGCATCCCCAAGCTGGTAGCCTTCTTCAAGATCATCCTGCCGCAGGCACTGATCGTCGCGCTTCGCCCCTACGGCAACGAAATCATCCTGATGGTAAAGGGCTCGGCGGTCGTTGCCATCATCACCGTCTTCGACCTCATGGGTGAAACGCGCTACGCCTTCTCGCAAACCTACGATTACCAGAGCTACCTCTGGGCGGCGATCTTCTACCTCAGCATCGTCGAAATCCTGCGTCATTTCCTGGAATGGACAGAACGCCGGCTGACACGGCACCTCGTCCGGTAAGGGCGAGGGTCAGATCAATTGGCAGCACTCCCCTCAGAGAACTGCTAACCTGTTGATTATCATCACAAAATTGTCACGAAAAGTCATTTTCGAAAGCTTCGGTTAAGCATCCCGTGTTTCCATATCTTTGTGACGAACGTCACGCCCAGGAGTTGGAACCGCAAGCGAGGGGCCGATGCATAAGGAAATGGAATTGCAGCTGAAAGGCTACGGACTGACCACCGCCGAAATTTTCTACCGCCTTCCCGATCATCCCGCCATCCTCCAGACCTATCTCTGGCAAGACTACGATCTCTCCCCGGACTTTCCGGAAATGCGCAGCTTCCTGAAATTTTGGCAGGAGAAACTCGACGGCCCCCTCCACTCCGTCCGTTACGTCCACCGCAAGCTGATCTCGGCAACAGACTGGCGCGCCCTCAAAGGCGAATTCATCCTGAACTGAAATAGCGGTTGCAGCGGCATTTGACCCGGCTTAAAAAGCCGGCATGAAAAACAAGATCGACGAAGACGCGCTGGCCGACGCCTATAACCGAGCCCTCGAGCTGGAGAAATCCGGCGACATCGACGCGGCCGTTGCCGCCTATAACGAGGTCCTGGCAATCGACCCCGACGATCACGGCGGCGCCTCAGTTCGCATCGCCTCGATGGGACGCGGCGAGACACCGACACGGGCGCCGGACGCCTATGTCGAGACGCTGTTCGACCAGCATGCCGAAGTCTTCGAGGACGTGCTCGTCGAGCAACTCGGCTACCATGTGCCGATGCTGGTTCGCCAGCGCCTGCAGGCACTCGGCCTCGGGCCCTTCAAGCGGCTGCTCGATCTCGGCTGCGGCACCGGCCTCACAGGCGGCGTGCTCAGCGACATCGTCGACGACATGACCGGCATAGACCTGTCGGAAAACATGGTCGAGATCGCCGACGAGAAGGACATCTACGATTCGCTGTTTGTCGCAGAGGTCGAGGATTTTCTCGAGGACAACGACGAAGAGCCCTTCGACATCATAACCGCCACCGACGTGCTGCCGTATCTCGGTGCGCTCGAGCCGCTGTTCTTCGGAACCGCCGAAAACCTGACGCCCGGCGGCCTCTTCATATTCTCGTCGGAAACGCTGCCCGAAGAAACCCTCGCCGGCCGCCCCTACATGGTCGGCCCGCACCAGCGCTTCGCCCACGCTGAGGCCTACGTCCGCGAACGCCTGACAGCCACCGGCTTCGACCTCATCGAAATCACCGACATCAACGTCCGCATGGAAGACGGGCAGCCAACCCCGGGGCATCTGGTGGTGGCGCGGTTGAAGCAGCAGCACTGATAGCGCATCGCTCTACCCGCTAGACGGCTAACGTCGCTGATGGGAAAGCGGACCGCTTTCCCAAGCGTCTCAATGCCCCAGGATAGCGGCCAGCAGCTTGCCTTCCAGCTCCGCCAGCGCCGGATTGCCGTGGCGGCGGGGATGGGGGTGGGGAACGGGGAGGTCGAGGGCAATCCCGCCTTCCTCGAGCACAATGACGCGGTCGGCCAGATGCACGGCTTCGCTGACATCGTGGGTGACGAGGACGGCTGTGAAGCCGAGTTCGCGCCAGACGCGGTTCAAGAGCTCCTGCATGCTGATGCGGGTGAGCGCGTCGAGGGCGCCGAGCGGCTCGTCCAGGGCAAGAATGCCGGGCTTGCTGACCAGCGCGCGGGCGAGCGCCACGCGTTGGCGCTGTCCACCGGACAGTTGAGCCGGCCAGTTACCGGCCTTTTCCGCCAGTTGCACTTCCGAGAGAACCCTCGCCGCAGCCTTGCGACCTTCTGCCTTGGAAACACCCTCGCCGAGACCGACGGTGACATTGTCGGCGACGCTCAGCCAGGGCAGCAGGCGTGGCTCCTGGAAGACGATGCGGGCGTTCGGAGCCGCCTCGCCCGAGGTTGTACCGAAGGCGACGCTGCCGCCGGTCGGCGCGTCCAGTCCCATCAGGATGCGTAGCAGCGTGCTCTTGCCGCAGCCGCTCTTGCCGATGACGGCGACGAACTGGCCGGCCGGAATATCGAGATCGATACCCCGCAGGACCTGGTTGTCGCCGAAACGCTTTTCGAGGCCACGGACGCGGATGGCACCGGCACCCGGTGCAGCACTCGCCGCCTCCGGCTGTGTGCTTTTGTGTTCGACCGGCTGAAATCGTGGGTGGGCGATGACGTTCATCTCTCTGTCCTCAGCGCTGCTGATAGGTAGGGTTCCAGCGGAGCGCCCTGCGCTCCATCGCCCGGGCTGCAACATCGGCCAGCTTGCCGAGCACCGCATAGATCACCAGCGACAGCACGACGACATCGGTCATCATGAATTCGCGGGCGTTGTTGGCCATGTGGCCGATGCCGGATGAAGCCGCAATCGATTCCGAGACGATCAGCGTCAGCCACATGATGCCGAGCGCATAGCGCAGGCCGACGAAGATCGACGGCAGGGCGCCGGGAAAGATGACCTTGCGAAACAGCGTCCAGTTGCCCATGCCGTAGACGCGACCCATCTCGATCAGGTCTCGGTCGACATTGCGTACGCCATGATAGGTGTTGAGGTAGACCGGAAACAACACACCGAGCGAGGTCAGGAACAGCTTTGATTCCTCGCCGATGCCGAACCACAGGATGACCAGAGGGATCATCGCCAGATGCGGCACGGTGCGCATCATCTGCAAGGTCGTGTCGGTCAGCTTTTCCGACAGCCGCGACACGCCGTTGGCAAGACCAAGCAGGAACCCGATGCTGCCGCCGACAAACAGGCCGGCAAAGGCTCGGCCGGCGCTGACGGCAATGTCTTTCGGCAATTGACCGGAGGTCGTCGTCTGCCAGAAGGCCATCACCACATCGAACGGCGATGGCATGATCCGCGACGAAATCCATCCGGCCGACGAGCCGAGCTGCCAGAGTGCGACGATGGCGACCGGAACCAGGTAAGGCAGCCAGGCCTCCAGGTTTTTGCGCGCGCGGCTGGCGATATCGTTGTCCGCCGTCCGCGCTGCCCTTACCTCGACGAAGTGTGTGTCGACTGCCGCCATGATCTTGTCCCTCTCTGCCGGATCAGGATCCGGACACGACCTTCAGGTTGCCACCATGGCTGCCGCCGCCGAAAACCTGGCGCTTGCCGAACTCGACGTCGAAGCTGCCGCGCTGCAATTCGCGTCCAAGCCCCAGTTCCGGGAAGAGCAGCTCGGAAACGCGGTAAGCTTCTTCCAGATGCGGATAGCCGGAGCCGATCACCGTCTCGATGCCGATCTCCTGGTATTCGCGCAGGCGTGCGGCCACAGTCTTCGGCGATCCGACCAGGGCCGTGCCGGCTCCCGCGCGCACCAGGCCAACTCCGGCCCAGAGGTTGGGAGACACTTCGAGATTGTCGCGGCGTCCGCCATGCAGGGCGGCCATGCGCTTCTGTCCGACAGAATCGGATTCCTTGACGAAGCGCTCCTGTGCTTCGCGGATCGTATCGTCGTCGAGCTGCGAGATCAGGCGGTCGGCGGCGGCCCAAGCCTCGTCGTCGGTTTCACGAACGATGAAGTGGAGGCGGATGCCGAAGCTGACTTCGCGGCCGGTGCGCTTTGCTGCAGCCCGCACCTTTTCGACCTTTTCGGCAACCTGCGCCGGAGGTTCGCCCCAGGTCAGGTACTTGTCGACGCGACCGACGGCAAAATCGATGCCAGCGTCCGAAGAACCGCCGAAATACAGCGGCGGACGCGGCGATTGCACCGGCGGCAGGGCCAACCGTGCACCGGTCGCCTTGATATACTTGCCATCGAGCGTCGACGTGCCCTTGGCCATCAGCTCTTCGAACACGTCGAAGAATTCATTGGCGTGATCGTAGCGCTCGTCATGCTTCAGGAAGATGCCGTCGCCCGCAAGCTCAGAGGGACTGCCGCCGACGACGATGTTAAGCAGCAGGCGTCCGTGCGAGATGCGATCGAGCGTTGAGGCCAGCCGGGCGTAATAGGCCGGCGACGCCGTACCGGGACGCACCGCCACCAGGAATTTGAGCTTCTGCGTATGGGCTGCAAGCGCTGCCGCCGTGACGAAGGATTCCTCGCATGACACGCCGGTCGGCAGCAGCACGCCGGAATAGCCGAGGCGATCGACGGCCTGCGCGATCTGCGTCAGATAGCCGATATCCGTGTCGCGGTTGAGGTCGGCGGAACCGAGATAGCTGCCGTCGCCCGAAGTCGGGATAAACCAGAGGAAGTCGATTGGCTTGGAAGTGTTTGTCATGTCTGTTTCCCTTGTTCCGTGGTCGCGGGGATCAATCAGCTGGCTTTAGGGTGCCAGACGATGTCGCTGACCTTGAGCTTCTTCGGCACGATGCCGAGGCTGTAGAAATCGTCCGCCAAAGCCTGCTGGTAGGCAAGCGCCGCGTCCGGCATCAGCGAGACCTTGCCGAGGTCAGCCTTGCTGCGGGTCAGCGTGACGCGAGTGATCGGCTCCGGCACGCCGGTGATCTGCGCCAGCGCCGTCACCGTTGCATCGAGATTGGTCTGCGCCGCGGCACCGACCTTGGCCAGTTCGTCGATGACGTCGGCAATCACCTCTGGGTTCTTGGCCGTGAAGCCGCCGTTGCCGAGGAAATAGCCCCAGTTGTCGATGATGCCCTCGGAGGTGGTCAGCACGCGTGTCTGCGGATCGGCCTCTGTGACGGCAAAGTAGGGATCCCAGATCGCCCAGGCATCGATGCTGCCGTTCTTGAAAGCAGCAGCGGCGTCCGGTGGCGCCAGATCCACCTCCGTGATGTCAGAGACCGTCAGGCCGCCCTTGCGCAATACCTGGATGGCGAAGTTGTGGCCGCTGGAACCGCGCTTGTAGGCGAGTTTCTTGCCCTTCAGATCCTCGATCTTCTGGATCGGCGAATCCTTGTGCACCAGCAGGCCGTGAAAGGCGGCCGGCCCCTGATAGGCACCGACATAGAGGAGGTCACGACCGGCAGCCTGCGCGAATAGCGGCGGCACGTCGCCGGTGATCCCGAAATCGATGGCGCCCGCCCCGATGGCTTCGAGCAGCGGCGGCCCCGAGGTAAACTCGTTCCACTCGACGGTCACGCCCTTGCCGGCCAGGCGCTTCTCCAGCGCGCCGCTTTTCTTGGCGAGTGGCACCACGCCGAATTTCTGCCAGCCGACCCTCAGCGTCGTGCCGGTGGCGGCGCTCGCCCCCCTCACCTGCGGAAGGATGGCAGCAGAAGCGGCTGCACCGAAAAGCCCAAGCGTCTGTCTGCGGGTAATCATCGAAGTGCCTCATAAAAATTCGCAACCGGATCCCTATCCGGCAAGTTCATAGTGTCATGGTCGCGGCGCAAGATCGAAGCCGCGGTTTCCCAACCGCAGCAAGGTCTTAGAATAATTTTGCTTGAAGTCGGGCTCCGGCATTGTCAGGGAAGCGTCTGCATGAGGCTTGCAAACTCAACTCGCCTTCGGCCGCCAGACGATATCGCTGACATTGAGCTTCTTCGGCACGATGCCCAGACCATAGAATTCCTCGGCCAGCGATTGCTGGTAGGCAACCGCTGCATCTGTCATCGTCGAGACGCTGCCGAGATCCGCGCCGGGCCGCGTCAGCGTCACCCGCGTCACGTCGGCCGGCACACCGGTGATGCCGGAGAGCGCCGCCACGGTGTCCTCGAGTTGCCCCTGTGCCGCAGCACCCACCTTTGCCAGTTCGTCGATGACGGCAGACACGAGCTGCGGGTTGCTCGCCGTATAGTCGCCATTGGCGAGGAAAAACGAATAACTGTCGACGATACCCCGCGCCGTCGCCAGCACGCGGGTCTGGGGATCGGCCTCGGCAATCGCCAGATAGGGATCCCAGATCGACCAGGCATCGATGCTGCCGGTCTTGAAGGCGGCAGCCGCATCCGAGGGCGACAGGTCGATCGGCTCGACATCTGAAGGCGTCAGGCCTGCCTTTTGCAGGGCCTTGACAGCAACGTTGTGGGCGCTGGAGCCACGCTTGAAGGCAAGCTTCTTGCCCTTGAGGTCGGCAAGCGACTTGATCGACGAATCCGCCCGCACCAGTATGGCAGAGCCTTCCGGGCTGCCGCGATAGAGCCCGACATAAAGGAGATTGCCATTCGCCGCCTGGGCAAACAGCGGCGGGACATCGCCGGTTGCGCCGAAATCCAGCGCGCCGGCCCCGAGTGCTTCCAGCAGAGGCGGCCCCGAGGTGAACTCCGACCATTCGACCGAAACACCTTGCCCCGCCAGCCGCTTCTCCAGCGCTCCCTGGCGCTTGGCCAGCGCCAGCACGCCGTTCTTCTGCCAGCCGATGCGCAGCTGCTTGGCGGCTGCGGCGCGTGCGATGCCGCCGAGCGGTAGAAGCGATGTAGCGGCGACGGCGCCCAAAAGCCCGAGTGTCTGTCTGCGCGATATCATGTCACATCTCCTTGCGTCAGCATTCTGCTGCCATGGCCCCTACACTGGAGAAATCTAGTCGGCTTATCGACAAAGGATTTTGTGAAATTCACCGACTTCGTCGAAATTTGCTTCTGCGGAAAGCGACAATTGCGAAATCAGCGCCCTCGCTCGTCCCCTGACGCCAAACGGCCTTTCCTGGATTTCGGCTTTCAGCTAATGCTCTGGCGAAATCTGAGAAGGAATGTACGCATGTCGAATGTCACTTTCATCGGCCTCGGGGTCATGGGCTATCCGATGGCCGGACATCTCGCCGTCAAGGGCGGACACACCGTCACCGTCTATAACCGGACGGCTGCCAAGGCCGAGGCCTGGGTGAAGCAATATGGCGGCAAATCCGCTGCCACCCCGGCAGATGCCGCAAGGGACGCCGACTTCGTCTTTACCTGCGTCGGCAATGACGACGATCTGCGCTCCGTCACCACCGCCGAGAATGGCGTGTTCTCCGGCATGAAGCCCGGGGCAATCCTGATCGATAACACCACAGCCAGTGCCGAAGTCGCACGCGAACTCGATGCCGCCGCAAAAGCCAAGGGCTGCCATTTCATCGATGCTCCGGTGTCCGGTGGCCAGGCCGGTGCCGAGAACGGCGTGCTCACCGTCATGTGCGGTGGCGAAGCTGCGGTGTTCGAAAAGGCAAAGCCGGTGATCGACGCCTATGCCCGCATGGTCGGGCTCATGGGCGATGTCGGCGCCGGCCAGTTGACCAAGATGATCAACCAGATCTGCATCGCCGGCCTCGTCCAGGGCCTGGCCGAAGGCATCCATTTCGGCCAGAAGGCCGGGCTCGACATCGAGAAGGTGGTCGAGGTGATCTCCAAGGGCGCTGCCGGCTCCTGGCAGATGGAAAACCGCCACAAGACGATGATGGCCGGCAAATACGATTTCGGCTTCGCCGTCGACTGGATGCGCAAGGATCTCGACATCGTCCTCAGCGAAGCCCGCCGCAACGGTGCAACGCTGCCCGTGACGGCGCTGGTGGATCAATTCTATGGAGAAGTCCAGGCGATGGGTGGCAAGCGATGGGACACGTCGTCGCTGCTGGCCCGGCTGGAAAAGAAGTAGGCTGCACCGGAGGCCGGCAAAAAGCCCAGGGCCTCGACGCCACAAGCGAAAAAGGCAGCGCGCACCGGCACGCTGCCCTTTTCCGTTATTCGTCGTTCGACTTGCTGGCGTCGAGCAGCATATAGTCGAGCGGCAGTTGCGTCGAATACTTGATCTGCTCCATGGCAAACACCGACGACACGTCGCGGATTTCGATCTTGGCGATCATCCGCTTGTAGAACGCGTCATAGGCGGCAATATCGGGCACGACGACGCGCAGCAGGTAGTCGACGTCACCGCTCATGCGGTAGAATTCCACCACTTCCGGAAATTCGGAAACCACCTCGGAAAAACGCTTCAGCCATTCGATCGAGTGGCTGGCCGTCCGGATCGAGACAAAGACGGTGACCTTGGTATTGACCTTGACGGGGTCGAGCAGCGCGACGCGGCCACGGATGACGCCGTCTTCTTCCATCTTCTGGATACGCCGCCAGCAGGGCGTCGTCGACAGCCCGACCTTCTTGGCGAGATCTGCGACGGCAAGCGTTGAATCTTCCTGCAGAAGCCGCAGGATCTTTCTATCTAGACGATCCATCCCCAATGTCCTTTTTCGAAATATATTCTGTCTATAGCGCGATTCCGGGGAAAGAAAAGAACATGATTTCAGAAAGTGAGGGTTTTCACCCGATTTTGCAACACCGGCAGCAAATCGCTCTCGAACCACGGGTGGCGCTTCAGCCAGCCACTGTTGCGCCAGCTCGGATGCGGAAGCGGCATCACCGCGGGCCCCTCATTGGTCAAAACATAACGCTTCCATGCAGATACCGTCTCCGTCATCGACGCCATCCTTGAAGGCCCGAGGTGAAAGGCTTGCGCATACTGGCCGATTGCCAGCACCAGCTCGATCTGCGGCATGGCATCCAGCACGGTCCGGCGCCACGCCGGCGCGCATTCACGCCGGGGCGGCAAGTCGCTGCCGGCAGCGTCGTAGCCGGGAAAGCAAAAGCCCATGGGGACGATGGCAAAGCGATCGCGA carries:
- a CDS encoding ABC transporter permease: MSYSKALIPPRAPPPEAMTRMRPARMTGYIVVTLWALLGVALLAMMITNWDNEKFFKYGPRFVHGLITTLELVAFSIVFGAVLSVPLAFARMSKNRLFSGFAYVYVYVFRGTPILAQLFLIYYGLGSFRPEWQSVGLWWFFREAWYCGLLSLTLNTAAYQTEILRGAIISVSKGQHEAASSLGIPKLVAFFKIILPQALIVALRPYGNEIILMVKGSAVVAIITVFDLMGETRYAFSQTYDYQSYLWAAIFYLSIVEILRHFLEWTERRLTRHLVR
- a CDS encoding usg protein, whose product is MHKEMELQLKGYGLTTAEIFYRLPDHPAILQTYLWQDYDLSPDFPEMRSFLKFWQEKLDGPLHSVRYVHRKLISATDWRALKGEFILN
- a CDS encoding methyltransferase domain-containing protein yields the protein MKNKIDEDALADAYNRALELEKSGDIDAAVAAYNEVLAIDPDDHGGASVRIASMGRGETPTRAPDAYVETLFDQHAEVFEDVLVEQLGYHVPMLVRQRLQALGLGPFKRLLDLGCGTGLTGGVLSDIVDDMTGIDLSENMVEIADEKDIYDSLFVAEVEDFLEDNDEEPFDIITATDVLPYLGALEPLFFGTAENLTPGGLFIFSSETLPEETLAGRPYMVGPHQRFAHAEAYVRERLTATGFDLIEITDINVRMEDGQPTPGHLVVARLKQQH
- a CDS encoding ABC transporter ATP-binding protein; translation: MNVIAHPRFQPVEHKSTQPEAASAAPGAGAIRVRGLEKRFGDNQVLRGIDLDIPAGQFVAVIGKSGCGKSTLLRILMGLDAPTGGSVAFGTTSGEAAPNARIVFQEPRLLPWLSVADNVTVGLGEGVSKAEGRKAAARVLSEVQLAEKAGNWPAQLSGGQRQRVALARALVSKPGILALDEPLGALDALTRISMQELLNRVWRELGFTAVLVTHDVSEAVHLADRVIVLEEGGIALDLPVPHPHPRRHGNPALAELEGKLLAAILGH
- the ssuC gene encoding aliphatic sulfonate ABC transporter permease SsuC yields the protein MAAVDTHFVEVRAARTADNDIASRARKNLEAWLPYLVPVAIVALWQLGSSAGWISSRIMPSPFDVVMAFWQTTTSGQLPKDIAVSAGRAFAGLFVGGSIGFLLGLANGVSRLSEKLTDTTLQMMRTVPHLAMIPLVILWFGIGEESKLFLTSLGVLFPVYLNTYHGVRNVDRDLIEMGRVYGMGNWTLFRKVIFPGALPSIFVGLRYALGIMWLTLIVSESIAASSGIGHMANNAREFMMTDVVVLSLVIYAVLGKLADVAARAMERRALRWNPTYQQR
- the ssuD gene encoding FMNH2-dependent alkanesulfonate monooxygenase, which translates into the protein MTNTSKPIDFLWFIPTSGDGSYLGSADLNRDTDIGYLTQIAQAVDRLGYSGVLLPTGVSCEESFVTAAALAAHTQKLKFLVAVRPGTASPAYYARLASTLDRISHGRLLLNIVVGGSPSELAGDGIFLKHDERYDHANEFFDVFEELMAKGTSTLDGKYIKATGARLALPPVQSPRPPLYFGGSSDAGIDFAVGRVDKYLTWGEPPAQVAEKVEKVRAAAKRTGREVSFGIRLHFIVRETDDEAWAAADRLISQLDDDTIREAQERFVKESDSVGQKRMAALHGGRRDNLEVSPNLWAGVGLVRAGAGTALVGSPKTVAARLREYQEIGIETVIGSGYPHLEEAYRVSELLFPELGLGRELQRGSFDVEFGKRQVFGGGSHGGNLKVVSGS
- a CDS encoding aliphatic sulfonate ABC transporter substrate-binding protein, whose amino-acid sequence is MITRRQTLGLFGAAASAAILPQVRGASAATGTTLRVGWQKFGVVPLAKKSGALEKRLAGKGVTVEWNEFTSGPPLLEAIGAGAIDFGITGDVPPLFAQAAGRDLLYVGAYQGPAAFHGLLVHKDSPIQKIEDLKGKKLAYKRGSSGHNFAIQVLRKGGLTVSDITEVDLAPPDAAAAFKNGSIDAWAIWDPYFAVTEADPQTRVLTTSEGIIDNWGYFLGNGGFTAKNPEVIADVIDELAKVGAAAQTNLDATVTALAQITGVPEPITRVTLTRSKADLGKVSLMPDAALAYQQALADDFYSLGIVPKKLKVSDIVWHPKAS
- a CDS encoding aliphatic sulfonate ABC transporter substrate-binding protein, with translation MISRRQTLGLLGAVAATSLLPLGGIARAAAAKQLRIGWQKNGVLALAKRQGALEKRLAGQGVSVEWSEFTSGPPLLEALGAGALDFGATGDVPPLFAQAANGNLLYVGLYRGSPEGSAILVRADSSIKSLADLKGKKLAFKRGSSAHNVAVKALQKAGLTPSDVEPIDLSPSDAAAAFKTGSIDAWSIWDPYLAIAEADPQTRVLATARGIVDSYSFFLANGDYTASNPQLVSAVIDELAKVGAAAQGQLEDTVAALSGITGVPADVTRVTLTRPGADLGSVSTMTDAAVAYQQSLAEEFYGLGIVPKKLNVSDIVWRPKAS
- a CDS encoding NAD(P)-dependent oxidoreductase, translated to MSNVTFIGLGVMGYPMAGHLAVKGGHTVTVYNRTAAKAEAWVKQYGGKSAATPADAARDADFVFTCVGNDDDLRSVTTAENGVFSGMKPGAILIDNTTASAEVARELDAAAKAKGCHFIDAPVSGGQAGAENGVLTVMCGGEAAVFEKAKPVIDAYARMVGLMGDVGAGQLTKMINQICIAGLVQGLAEGIHFGQKAGLDIEKVVEVISKGAAGSWQMENRHKTMMAGKYDFGFAVDWMRKDLDIVLSEARRNGATLPVTALVDQFYGEVQAMGGKRWDTSSLLARLEKK
- a CDS encoding Lrp/AsnC family transcriptional regulator; its protein translation is MDRLDRKILRLLQEDSTLAVADLAKKVGLSTTPCWRRIQKMEEDGVIRGRVALLDPVKVNTKVTVFVSIRTASHSIEWLKRFSEVVSEFPEVVEFYRMSGDVDYLLRVVVPDIAAYDAFYKRMIAKIEIRDVSSVFAMEQIKYSTQLPLDYMLLDASKSNDE
- a CDS encoding uracil-DNA glycosylase family protein produces the protein MTDFGAGREERLEGLRIAIAGCRICRDSPARGIEYRLPHEPRPVVVVSSKARILIAGQAPGLRVHQSGLPFEDASGDRLRQWLGVDRAAFYDRDRFAIVPMGFCFPGYDAAGSDLPPRRECAPAWRRTVLDAMPQIELVLAIGQYAQAFHLGPSRMASMTETVSAWKRYVLTNEGPAVMPLPHPSWRNSGWLKRHPWFESDLLPVLQNRVKTLTF